One window of Papaver somniferum cultivar HN1 chromosome 9, ASM357369v1, whole genome shotgun sequence genomic DNA carries:
- the LOC113309891 gene encoding peptidyl-prolyl cis-trans isomerase PASTICCINO1-like: MINEDQDQGFASKKKKSPLDEENEKRRKKIVEGSLMKAEIRPGGGTATPVDGNQIIYHSTVRTLEGVVVESTRTECGGKGYPVRQILGKSKMILGLLEGISTMLKGEVAMFKMKPEMHYGEVDCPVTTSETFPKHDELHFEIELLDFSKVKVITDDLGVVKKVIDEGEGWESPREPYEVKACISAKASNGKLIDLKTQGEPFFFTFGKAEVPKGLEMGIGTMARGEKATIFVSNHYLTESSFMPDVVGFEDVQFDVELVHFIQVRDMLGDGRLIKRRIRDGKGEFPMDCPLQDSLLRVHYKGMLLDEQKTVFYNTRVDNGGQHVEFGSGEGLVPEGLEMCVRLMLPGEVALVTCPPDYAYDKFARPATVPEGAHVQWEIELLGFEMPKDWTGLSFNSIMEEADKIKSTGNRLFKEGKFELAKAKYEKLLREYNHVNPQDDEEGKIFANSRNSLHLNVAACYLKMGECKKSIEACDKVLEASPGHVKALYRRGMAYMSAGDFEEARSDFKKMITIDKSLEPDATAALKKLKQKEQEVEMKAKKQFKGLFDKKPGEIADAGTELGKDEKAENDENLKRDKDASHQDQEKEVEEEEDEDEEEAPQPQRGLFGRIWPVGSRVFSALGLQRCSIL; this comes from the exons ATGATCAATGAAGATCAGGATCAAGGATTTGCTTCTAAAAAGAAGAAATCACCGCTTGATGAAGAGAATGAGAAGAG GAGAAAGAAAATTGTGGAGGGAAGTTTGATGAAAGCTGAGATTAGACCTGGAGGTGGTACTGCAACACCTGTAGATGGGAATCAG ATTATTTACCATAGTACAGTTCGAACGTTGGAGGGCGTTGTTGTTGAATCTACAAGAACAGAATGTGGAG GAAAAGGTTATCCGGTAAGACAAATCCTGGGAAAAAGCAAGATGATTCTGGGTCTTTTAGAAGGAATTTCGACCATGTTGAAGGGTGAAGTGGCAATG TTCAAAATGAAACCTGAAATGCACTATGGAGAAGTTGATTGTCCTGTTACTACTTCAGAAACCTTCCCCAAGCATGATGAACTTCATTTTGAGATTGAGTTATTAGATTTTTCTAAAGTCAAG GTCATTACTGATGATCTTGGAGTTGTAAAAAAG GTTATAGATGAGGGAGAGGGATGGGAATCCCCAAGGGAACCTTATGAAGTAAAAGCATG CATTTCCGCCAAGGCGAGCAATGGGAAACTAATTGATTTGAAGACACAAGGAGAAccatttttctttacttttggaAAAGCCGAG GTACCTAAAGGTCTTGAGATGGGCATTGGAACAATGGCGCGTGGCGAGAAAGCAACGATATTTGTTAGCAATCATTACTTAACTGAATCTTCTTTCATGCCGGATGTAGTAGGTTTCGAAGACGTCCAGTTTGACGTGGAATTGGTTCACTTTATTCAG GTGAGAGACATGCTTGGTGATGGCCGTCTCATTAAGCGTCGTATTCGTGATGGAAAAG GTGAATTTCCCATGGATTGCCCTCTTCAAGACAGTCTACTACGTGTTCATTACAAGGGTATGCTTCTTGATGAACAAAAGACAGTGTTTTATAATACACGAGTTGACAACGGGGGTCAGCATGTGGAATTCGGTTCAGGGGAAGGGCTT gtgCCTGAGGGGCTTGAAATGTGTGTTCGCCTGATGCTTCCTGGAGAGGTAGCTCTTGTTACATGCCCTCCAGATTATGCTTATGACAAGTTCGCAAG GCCTGCAACTGTTCCTGAAGGTGCTCATGTTCAGTGGGAAATTGAGCTTCTTGGTTTTGAGATGCCAAAG GACTGGACTGGGCTAAGCTTCAACAGTATCATGGAAGAAGCAGACAAAATAAAGAGCACG GGAAATAGACTTTTTAAAGAGGGAAAGTTTGAACTAGCCAAGGCGAAGTATGAAAAG CTGCTTCGAGAATATAATCATGTCAATCCGCAAGATGACGAGGAAGGGAAAATATTTGCGAACTCAAGG AATTCTTTGCATCTAAATGTGGCTGCTTGTTACCTGAAAATGGGAGAATGCAAAAAATCTATTGAGGCATGTGACAAG GTTTTAGAAGCAAGTCCTGGACATGTGAAGGCTCTATATCGTCGTGGTATGGCGTACATGTCAGCTGGAGATTTTGAGGAAGCAAGGAGTGATTTTAAGAAG ATGATAACCATTGACAAGTCCTTGGAACCTGACGCGACAGCAGCTCTTAAAAAGCTCAAGCAAAAAGAACAG GAAGTAGAGATGAAGGCTAAAAAGCAATTTAAAGGACTGTTTGACAAGAAGCCTGGGGAAATTGCTGATGCTGGAACTGAATTGGGCAAAGATGAGAAAGCTGAAAATGATGAAAACCTTAAACGTGACAAGGATGCTTCACATCAAGATCAAGAAAAGGAAGTCGAAGAAGAggaagacgaagacgaagaagaagctCCACAGCCTCAAAGAGGTTTGTTCGGCAGGATTTGGCCTGTTGGTAGTAGAGTATTTTCTGCACTTGGTTTACAAAGATGTTCCATATTATAA